The Rubrobacter naiadicus genome contains a region encoding:
- a CDS encoding nucleotidyltransferase family protein: MIRALGDLEERLLFSCLRGASDEVGDILEGGGLCWEEFVHAVRGHNVAPLVLKKLEEVGLEYVPGDVVRSLQEVRWVSVTNSLYMSGELIRLHEILRSEGISAIPYKGPVLAQLAYGGLGMRPFGDLDLLVDREEVPLARDLLLSSGYRIESEVEGIPQRTWLDRETELVFARSDGRCVVELHWELTDRCFPLPLDLGAMRGRLQRVTLASGVVPTLSTEDTLLVLCAHGAKHLWQRLLWVCDVAGLVRRSAPDWDMLLEAAGEARGRRMLGLGLLLARTLLGAELPPKVCRLLAEDDTLHSLAEKVYDNMMGGGDVPDLLRDSSFQPLRLELLDGVADRVRYCLAFVTGYSSEDWRSVRLPEPLIPLYGLLRPMRLAGKYGRRLSRRLGD; the protein is encoded by the coding sequence TTGATCCGGGCGCTTGGGGACCTCGAGGAGAGGCTTCTGTTCTCGTGTTTGCGGGGTGCGTCAGACGAAGTCGGAGACATCCTCGAGGGTGGTGGCCTCTGTTGGGAGGAGTTCGTACATGCGGTTCGAGGGCACAATGTGGCTCCTCTCGTCCTGAAGAAGCTCGAGGAGGTCGGTCTAGAGTACGTACCAGGGGACGTCGTACGAAGCCTGCAGGAGGTCAGGTGGGTCTCCGTGACCAATTCCCTGTACATGAGCGGGGAACTGATCAGGCTGCACGAAATCCTCCGAAGTGAAGGAATATCCGCCATCCCCTACAAGGGGCCGGTCCTCGCACAGCTGGCCTATGGAGGGCTCGGGATGCGGCCTTTCGGTGATCTCGACCTGCTGGTGGACCGGGAAGAGGTCCCGTTGGCGCGGGACCTCCTCCTCTCTTCGGGTTACAGGATTGAATCCGAGGTGGAAGGAATCCCTCAGCGAACATGGCTCGACCGCGAGACCGAGCTGGTCTTCGCTCGCTCGGATGGGCGCTGTGTCGTCGAGCTGCATTGGGAGCTCACGGACAGGTGTTTCCCGCTGCCGCTCGATCTCGGAGCGATGCGGGGCCGGCTGCAGCGGGTGACACTCGCTAGCGGTGTGGTGCCGACGCTGTCGACCGAGGATACCCTGCTCGTGCTCTGCGCTCACGGGGCGAAACATCTCTGGCAGCGTCTCCTTTGGGTGTGCGATGTGGCCGGTCTGGTCCGGCGCTCTGCGCCCGACTGGGACATGCTTCTCGAAGCGGCCGGGGAAGCCAGGGGGAGGCGCATGCTGGGGCTCGGGCTCCTGCTCGCGCGCACCCTGCTGGGAGCCGAGCTTCCCCCGAAGGTCTGTCGCCTCCTCGCGGAGGATGACACGCTTCATTCCCTGGCCGAGAAAGTCTACGACAACATGATGGGGGGAGGAGACGTCCCCGATCTTTTGCGAGATTCCTCGTTTCAGCCGCTGCGCCTCGAACTTCTGGACGGCGTTGCCGACAGAGTGCGCTACTGCCTCGCGTTCGTGACGGGATATTCCTCCGAAGACTGGCGGTCGGTGAGGCTTCCCGAGCCTTTGATCCCGCTCTACGGACTTCTGAGGCCGATGCGGCTGGCTGGTAAATACGGCCGACGTTTATCGAGAAGGTTGGGCGATTGA
- a CDS encoding lasso RiPP family leader peptide-containing protein: MGKKRYEAPRLMVYGRVEEITLHGRGHPPFGDSGPPGCNPSDGCVAPGLGSQIGNIYNNPQHRP; the protein is encoded by the coding sequence ATGGGCAAAAAGAGATATGAGGCTCCGCGCCTGATGGTATACGGCAGGGTGGAGGAGATAACCCTGCACGGACGCGGCCATCCGCCCTTCGGAGACTCGGGACCTCCGGGATGCAACCCTTCCGATGGGTGTGTAGCGCCCGGCCTGGGTTCTCAGATAGGCAACATCTACAACAACCCGCAGCACAGGCCCTAG
- a CDS encoding lasso peptide biosynthesis B2 protein, giving the protein MVEAAVCMEGTRLVVHLVPLKHLKAVPALFGGRLFRGEPHEVEDVVRALDLAGSLFPGGKTCLVRAIAAQAMLSRHGHPSLVRIGVAGSDSGGIEAHAWVEYGGRAIVGGYDLERYRVITSLPAG; this is encoded by the coding sequence GTGGTCGAAGCGGCCGTCTGCATGGAAGGGACCAGGCTGGTGGTACACCTGGTCCCTTTGAAGCACCTGAAGGCCGTTCCCGCGCTCTTCGGAGGACGATTGTTTCGAGGAGAGCCCCACGAGGTGGAGGATGTCGTTCGGGCGCTCGATCTGGCCGGAAGCCTTTTCCCCGGCGGAAAGACCTGCCTCGTTCGAGCCATCGCGGCCCAGGCGATGCTCTCCCGACACGGACATCCCTCTCTGGTGCGCATAGGAGTCGCGGGAAGTGACTCCGGTGGAATCGAGGCCCATGCATGGGTGGAGTACGGAGGGCGGGCTATCGTCGGTGGTTACGATCTAGAGCGTTACAGGGTCATAACCTCGTTGCCCGCCGGATGA
- a CDS encoding PqqD family protein yields MTRMLSKGHKMNLAGDVVSSELGDGVALLDLRGGVYYGLNPVGARVWRLLEEKPRNFFEIREVLLDEYDVSPDVCERELELLLWDLLERRLIYVEDESRV; encoded by the coding sequence ATGACCAGGATGTTGTCGAAAGGACACAAGATGAACCTCGCTGGTGACGTGGTGTCTAGCGAGCTCGGAGATGGGGTCGCGCTCCTCGATCTCCGTGGTGGAGTCTACTACGGGCTCAATCCCGTGGGGGCTCGGGTGTGGCGGCTGTTGGAGGAGAAACCGAGGAACTTCTTCGAGATCCGCGAGGTCCTCCTGGACGAATATGATGTGTCGCCCGACGTCTGCGAACGGGAGCTCGAGCTTCTGCTATGGGATCTCCTGGAGAGGAGATTGATCTATGTCGAGGATGAAAGCCGCGTTTGA
- a CDS encoding response regulator transcription factor codes for MEKTSDRPARLVVVDDHDLVRAGLKAMLSAEPDFEVVGEASDGQAALEVCRRENPDLMLMDVRMPRMDGLAATRAIKQRYPKTSVLILTVHENQEYMLEAIRAGASGYVLKDSPREQLTTAIRKVLDGEVSLNRKLTTALLQQLARNPERTRPVDLNPERERIMQLLTPREMEVLGLLMKGYTNPKIAETLYISLGTVKNHVEHIFAKLEVSDRTQAVVKAFELGIISPADI; via the coding sequence TTGGAGAAGACATCGGATAGACCGGCCAGGCTGGTGGTGGTGGACGACCACGACCTCGTACGCGCCGGGCTCAAGGCCATGCTCTCCGCCGAGCCCGACTTCGAGGTCGTCGGGGAGGCATCTGATGGGCAGGCGGCCCTCGAGGTGTGCCGCCGGGAGAATCCGGACCTGATGCTGATGGACGTCAGGATGCCCAGGATGGACGGGCTCGCCGCGACCCGGGCCATAAAGCAGCGATACCCGAAGACCAGCGTGCTCATACTCACCGTGCATGAGAACCAGGAATACATGTTGGAGGCCATAAGGGCCGGAGCCTCCGGCTACGTTCTGAAGGATTCCCCCCGCGAACAGCTCACGACCGCGATAAGGAAGGTCCTCGACGGCGAGGTCTCGCTCAACCGCAAGCTCACGACCGCACTTCTGCAGCAGCTGGCCAGGAACCCCGAGAGGACCCGGCCGGTGGACCTCAACCCCGAACGAGAGAGGATCATGCAGCTTCTCACGCCGCGGGAGATGGAGGTGCTCGGGCTTCTCATGAAAGGCTACACCAACCCCAAGATAGCCGAGACCCTCTACATAAGCCTCGGGACCGTCAAGAACCACGTAGAGCACATCTTCGCCAAGCTGGAGGTCTCGGACCGTACCCAGGCCGTGGTCAAGGCGTTCGAGCTCGGGATAATCTCCCCCGCCGACATCTGA
- a CDS encoding PAS domain S-box protein — translation MRRLRVLVAGSSVEKAGVLTDELLGAGYEVSTDRVAGGDVVEAGSDFDIVLVGNEADLRGWLKRRVCGCPVIAFGEEAGEDPAVEAMRAGADDYVSLQRPERVVGAVARALSVDDTRRRKEREELYHHVVEQAAEAMFLVEPESWEVIEANPACERMLGYGSGELSGVRLEEIVDPEDLGPVVRLAGESLRVEAHFPISYAHRRSDGSAKRVEGSISVISHAGRDILCFVVYDVTERKWAEDQLRHSVDALLAIYEASQLLSSTLEFEEIGTRLLKIMRRISTLTTAVISVPAEDGRLKVWRAIGFESLWSRARYTPEAQRALYEVLRSGEHRLIELRHPENREEKLSTLYLPLRIHEHTLGVLEVYGPDDLTEGRMVEILISLASKAASALENARLYGELAEREKQLQDLVGKLFTAQEEERRRIAYEVHDDLTQIAVAAYQHLQAYAALPEGAPGRRELLEQVIEMVHKTISESRRVIAELRPTELDDFGLAASIRLRVEALREEGWDVSYDENLGGERLPPTVETALYRVVQEALTNVRKHAGTNKVRIGLWREGDDVVLRVNVSGSPGCGSGSRCSVGGSIS, via the coding sequence ATGAGGCGATTGCGCGTGCTCGTCGCGGGCTCCTCCGTTGAGAAGGCCGGGGTTCTCACGGATGAGCTTCTCGGCGCCGGATACGAGGTCTCAACCGACCGGGTTGCGGGGGGAGACGTCGTGGAGGCGGGCTCGGATTTCGACATCGTCCTCGTGGGAAACGAGGCGGATCTGCGGGGGTGGTTGAAAAGACGAGTCTGCGGGTGTCCTGTCATCGCCTTCGGGGAGGAAGCCGGGGAGGATCCCGCGGTCGAGGCCATGAGGGCCGGCGCCGACGACTACGTCTCGCTGCAGAGGCCGGAGCGCGTGGTGGGTGCGGTCGCGAGGGCGCTGTCGGTCGACGACACCAGAAGGCGCAAGGAGCGGGAGGAACTGTACCACCACGTGGTGGAGCAGGCGGCGGAGGCCATGTTCCTCGTCGAGCCAGAGAGCTGGGAGGTGATCGAAGCCAACCCCGCCTGCGAGCGCATGCTCGGCTACGGTTCTGGGGAGCTCTCCGGCGTCCGTCTGGAGGAGATCGTCGACCCGGAGGACCTCGGTCCCGTCGTCAGGCTCGCCGGGGAGAGCCTGAGGGTCGAGGCGCATTTCCCGATAAGCTACGCGCACCGCCGTTCCGACGGCTCTGCCAAGAGGGTCGAGGGGAGCATCAGCGTGATCTCCCACGCCGGGCGGGACATACTCTGCTTCGTGGTCTACGACGTCACCGAGAGAAAGTGGGCCGAGGATCAGCTAAGGCACAGCGTGGACGCCCTGCTCGCGATCTACGAGGCGAGCCAGCTCCTGAGCTCCACGCTGGAGTTCGAGGAGATAGGGACCAGGCTGCTCAAGATAATGCGCCGCATCTCCACGCTCACCACGGCCGTCATCAGCGTGCCCGCGGAGGACGGGAGGCTCAAGGTCTGGCGCGCGATAGGTTTCGAGAGCCTCTGGAGCCGGGCTCGCTACACGCCCGAAGCCCAGCGGGCGCTCTACGAGGTCCTGCGCAGCGGAGAGCACCGGCTCATCGAGTTGCGCCATCCCGAGAACCGCGAGGAGAAGCTGAGCACGCTCTATCTGCCGCTGCGGATACACGAGCACACCCTGGGAGTTCTCGAGGTGTACGGCCCGGACGACCTCACCGAGGGTCGGATGGTGGAGATCCTCATCAGCCTGGCCAGCAAAGCGGCGAGCGCTCTGGAGAACGCCCGACTCTACGGAGAGCTCGCCGAAAGGGAGAAGCAGCTGCAGGATCTGGTCGGCAAGCTCTTCACGGCGCAGGAAGAGGAGCGACGCAGGATCGCTTACGAGGTGCACGACGACCTCACCCAGATAGCGGTCGCCGCCTACCAGCACCTGCAGGCTTACGCGGCGCTACCAGAGGGAGCACCGGGGAGACGGGAGCTTCTTGAGCAGGTTATCGAGATGGTGCACAAGACCATCTCCGAGTCCCGCCGGGTAATCGCGGAGCTGCGCCCCACCGAGCTCGACGACTTCGGGCTGGCTGCCTCGATCCGGCTCCGGGTGGAGGCTCTGCGTGAGGAGGGATGGGATGTGTCCTACGATGAGAACCTCGGTGGTGAGCGGCTGCCCCCCACGGTCGAGACCGCGCTCTACCGGGTCGTCCAGGAAGCGCTGACCAACGTGCGCAAGCACGCCGGGACGAATAAGGTGCGGATAGGCCTCTGGCGCGAGGGGGACGACGTGGTGCTGCGGGTGAACGTGTCGGGGTCTCCGGGATGCGGGAGCGGCTCACGCTGCTCGGTGGGAGGTTCGATCTCTTGA
- a CDS encoding SRPBCC family protein, with translation MKIENQFTVGVPVERAWKVMLDLERIAPCLPGASIQEQQEDGTYKGTMKVKIGPITANYRGTVSYKERDDSGHRAVLEATGRDSRGQGTASATITATLEEADGGTRVNVETDMRLTGRAAQFGRGVAQDVASKIFEQFADCLEREIAGGEESSESEADGGSGASSSGGAGSTPAGGEAAGASVAGASTLGNVVSEDPMVTAGSSLGAVTVGSVVSEQAAREEEKSGEQQRSTTRETPRREPPEEPEPLDLGAASREALMKRLVPVAAGIGAIALIVLILRARR, from the coding sequence ATGAAGATAGAAAACCAGTTCACCGTCGGCGTGCCGGTGGAGCGAGCGTGGAAGGTGATGCTCGATCTCGAGCGGATAGCGCCGTGCCTTCCAGGGGCCTCCATACAGGAGCAGCAGGAGGATGGCACCTACAAGGGCACGATGAAGGTCAAGATCGGTCCGATCACGGCCAACTATAGAGGGACCGTCTCCTACAAAGAGAGAGACGACTCCGGCCACCGGGCCGTGCTCGAGGCGACGGGGCGGGATTCCCGCGGGCAGGGCACCGCTTCGGCCACGATAACCGCCACCCTCGAAGAGGCCGATGGAGGCACGCGGGTGAACGTGGAGACCGACATGCGCCTCACGGGCCGCGCGGCCCAGTTCGGCCGGGGTGTGGCGCAGGACGTCGCCTCGAAGATCTTCGAGCAGTTCGCAGACTGCCTCGAGCGCGAGATAGCGGGCGGAGAAGAGAGCAGCGAATCCGAAGCTGACGGTGGCTCCGGGGCGTCCTCGAGCGGCGGCGCGGGGTCAACCCCGGCGGGCGGCGAGGCCGCCGGAGCGTCCGTCGCCGGGGCTTCGACCCTCGGGAACGTCGTGAGCGAAGACCCCATGGTGACGGCCGGGAGCTCGCTCGGCGCGGTCACGGTCGGGTCCGTCGTCTCCGAACAGGCTGCCCGGGAGGAGGAGAAGTCCGGGGAGCAGCAGCGCTCGACCACCCGTGAGACCCCCCGGCGCGAGCCCCCCGAGGAGCCCGAGCCGCTCGACCTCGGTGCGGCGAGCCGGGAGGCCCTCATGAAGCGGCTCGTTCCGGTCGCCGCCGGGATCGGTGCGATCGCGCTGATCGTCCTGATCCTTCGCGCGAGGAGGTAG
- a CDS encoding nucleotidyltransferase family protein, whose protein sequence is MPGETVAAIVLAAGEGSRFGGGKLFADFGGKPLVCAVVEEALKSPVDEVIVVVGYEAGRMRGICGHYGVRIVENRDWREGQSTSVRAGLAACGPEVGAVVVMLGDQPFAGAGAVRRLVEAYERGARVAVATYGGERRNPVLFRRDVWPSLEMELSGDRGARPFLQRHPEMVFDVECGEVASPEDVDTEEDLVRLSKEEERR, encoded by the coding sequence GTGCCGGGTGAGACGGTGGCCGCCATCGTGCTCGCCGCCGGGGAGGGGAGCCGGTTCGGCGGCGGGAAACTCTTCGCCGACTTCGGTGGGAAGCCGCTCGTGTGCGCCGTCGTCGAGGAGGCGCTGAAGTCGCCGGTGGATGAGGTGATCGTCGTCGTCGGATACGAAGCCGGGAGGATGCGCGGGATCTGCGGGCATTACGGGGTGCGGATCGTGGAGAACCGTGACTGGCGGGAGGGTCAGTCCACCTCGGTACGGGCAGGGCTGGCGGCGTGCGGCCCGGAGGTCGGTGCCGTCGTCGTGATGCTCGGAGATCAACCCTTCGCCGGGGCCGGAGCCGTGCGGAGGCTCGTGGAGGCTTACGAGCGCGGTGCAAGGGTGGCTGTTGCCACCTATGGCGGGGAGCGGCGCAACCCGGTACTGTTCCGCAGGGACGTGTGGCCTTCCCTCGAGATGGAGCTCTCCGGCGACAGGGGGGCGAGGCCTTTTCTGCAGCGGCACCCGGAGATGGTCTTTGATGTAGAGTGCGGGGAGGTCGCCAGCCCGGAGGACGTGGACACCGAAGAAGACCTTGTGAGGCTATCGAAAGAGGAGGAGAGAAGATGA
- a CDS encoding XdhC family protein has product MGEMLARWKEALEDEVPVAVATVIDGPEEYLGGKLLVFQEEHLGGTGNEDLDRAVVESARGMLASGVTGTRHFGPRGQRRMDDVGVFIQAFAPPPAMYVFGAIDFASAVARIGKFLGYRVTVCDARPVFATRERFPTADEVVVAWPDEFLKSAPVDRRTVICVLTHDPKFDVPVLKAALQTEAGYIGAMGSRRTHDERTARLREEGVSDEELSRISSPIGLDIGARTPEETAVAIAAEIIALETGHRGGRLAERKGPIHLQRYEEATTERAG; this is encoded by the coding sequence ATGGGCGAGATGCTCGCGCGCTGGAAGGAGGCGCTCGAGGACGAAGTCCCCGTCGCCGTCGCGACCGTCATAGACGGTCCGGAGGAGTATCTCGGCGGGAAGCTACTCGTCTTCCAGGAAGAGCACCTGGGGGGTACGGGCAACGAGGACCTCGACCGCGCGGTGGTCGAATCGGCACGCGGGATGCTGGCGAGCGGGGTCACGGGTACCCGCCACTTCGGGCCTCGAGGGCAGCGCCGGATGGATGACGTGGGCGTCTTCATCCAGGCGTTCGCTCCTCCTCCGGCGATGTACGTCTTCGGGGCGATAGACTTCGCCTCCGCCGTGGCGCGCATCGGGAAATTCCTCGGCTACAGGGTCACGGTGTGCGACGCGAGGCCCGTCTTCGCAACCCGGGAGCGTTTCCCGACGGCGGACGAGGTGGTCGTGGCCTGGCCGGACGAATTCCTCAAGAGCGCTCCCGTGGACAGGCGCACCGTCATCTGCGTGCTCACGCACGACCCCAAGTTCGACGTGCCGGTGCTCAAGGCCGCACTCCAGACTGAGGCCGGGTACATAGGGGCGATGGGCAGCCGCCGCACCCACGACGAGAGGACGGCGCGGCTCAGGGAGGAGGGGGTCAGCGATGAGGAGCTCTCCCGCATCTCGAGCCCCATCGGGCTGGATATAGGGGCCAGGACTCCGGAGGAGACGGCGGTGGCCATCGCAGCCGAGATCATCGCGCTCGAGACCGGACATCGTGGCGGGAGGCTGGCGGAGCGGAAGGGGCCGATACACCTGCAGCGCTACGAGGAGGCCACCACAGAGCGTGCCGGGTGA
- a CDS encoding XdhC family protein, which yields MRNPVIDRVAGWREEGKRAALATVVKVEKSGPLGPGTSMAVSEDGEVVGSVSGGCVEPAVFEEAMSVIRSGKPKLLTYGISDDEAFGVGLTCGGTIHIFVERVDF from the coding sequence ATGCGGAACCCGGTCATAGACAGAGTGGCAGGCTGGAGGGAAGAAGGAAAGAGAGCCGCGCTCGCGACGGTCGTCAAGGTAGAGAAGTCCGGTCCCCTCGGTCCGGGAACCTCGATGGCCGTCAGCGAAGACGGGGAGGTGGTGGGCTCGGTGAGCGGGGGATGTGTCGAGCCCGCCGTCTTCGAGGAGGCGATGTCCGTGATCCGGAGCGGGAAGCCCAAGCTTCTGACCTACGGCATCTCCGACGACGAGGCCTTCGGGGTCGGGCTCACCTGCGGAGGTACGATCCACATCTTCGTCGAGCGGGTGGACTTCTGA